One genomic region from Conexibacter woesei DSM 14684 encodes:
- a CDS encoding M24 family metallopeptidase: MTPNAPAVLMFADTTHTAAMRNEVPHSVHDPFLYIEKGDERFTVLRSLEVARMSEVPRMHALPLEEFGLDELVASGLSPDQATLEIALRACRRLQIEQAVVPPAFPVELADHLRAGGIELTVDGTLFETRRRAKSSAQLDGIRRAQTAAEAAVASVAQALHDAEVGADGGLVLDGAPLTCERLKEGVALAFIRNGCGGDDVIVAHGYQTCVGHHSGSGQVMEGEPVTVDLCPRDPESGCYTDITRTFVKGPVNDELALYHRIVKESIDAVHAAIRPGLPVRELHRISCEPIAAAGQPTRLTKKPGEVLNEGFFHSLGHGVGLEIHEAPHLDQNDDVLVPGDVIAVEPGCYRQGFGGVRLEDLVLVTESGSELLTDYPYTLAPEPIRRGVAR, encoded by the coding sequence ATGACCCCCAACGCTCCAGCGGTCCTGATGTTCGCGGACACGACACACACCGCCGCGATGCGGAACGAGGTCCCGCACTCCGTCCACGATCCCTTCCTCTACATAGAGAAGGGCGACGAGCGCTTCACCGTCCTGCGGTCGCTGGAGGTCGCGCGGATGTCCGAGGTGCCGCGCATGCACGCGCTCCCGCTGGAGGAGTTCGGCCTCGACGAGCTGGTCGCCTCCGGCCTCTCGCCCGACCAGGCGACGCTGGAGATCGCGCTGCGCGCGTGCCGCAGGCTGCAGATCGAGCAGGCCGTCGTGCCGCCTGCGTTCCCGGTCGAGCTGGCCGACCACCTGCGCGCCGGCGGAATCGAGCTCACGGTCGACGGCACGCTGTTCGAGACGCGCCGTCGTGCCAAGTCGAGCGCACAGCTGGACGGGATCCGCCGCGCGCAGACCGCCGCCGAGGCAGCGGTCGCATCCGTCGCGCAGGCGCTCCACGACGCCGAGGTCGGCGCCGACGGCGGCCTGGTGCTCGACGGCGCGCCGCTGACGTGCGAGCGGCTGAAGGAGGGCGTCGCGCTCGCGTTCATCCGCAACGGCTGCGGCGGCGACGACGTGATCGTGGCGCACGGCTACCAGACCTGCGTCGGCCACCACTCGGGCTCCGGCCAGGTCATGGAGGGCGAGCCGGTGACCGTCGACCTCTGCCCGCGCGACCCCGAGTCCGGCTGCTACACCGACATCACGCGCACGTTCGTGAAGGGGCCGGTGAACGACGAGCTGGCGCTCTACCACCGCATCGTCAAGGAGTCGATCGACGCGGTCCACGCCGCGATCAGACCGGGTCTGCCGGTGCGCGAGCTGCACCGCATCTCGTGCGAGCCGATCGCCGCCGCCGGCCAGCCGACGCGGCTGACGAAGAAGCCGGGCGAGGTGCTGAACGAGGGCTTCTTCCACAGCCTCGGCCACGGCGTCGGTCTGGAGATCCACGAAGCGCCGCACCTCGACCAGAACGACGACGTGCTCGTGCCCGGCGACGTGATCGCGGTCGAGCCCGGCTGCTACCGCCAGGGCTTCGGCGGCGTGCGGCTCGAAGACCTCGTGCTGGTGACCGAGAGCGGCAGCGAGCTGCTGACCGACTACCCCTACACGCTCGCGCCCGAGCCGATCCGCCGCGGCGTCGCCAGATGA
- a CDS encoding type II toxin-antitoxin system PemK/MazF family toxin, giving the protein MTTPRQGEVWWAEAEDKRRPVLVVTRTEAIPLGADEGLPVDCAASFDNVQPVERRLLTRRVGVLPPQRRHEICRALDALADC; this is encoded by the coding sequence GTGACCACGCCGCGTCAAGGCGAGGTGTGGTGGGCTGAGGCGGAGGACAAGCGCCGACCCGTCCTCGTCGTCACGCGGACGGAGGCGATCCCGCTCGGCGCCGACGAGGGGCTTCCGGTCGACTGCGCGGCGTCGTTCGACAACGTCCAGCCGGTCGAGCGCCGGCTGCTCACGAGGCGTGTCGGCGTGCTGCCGCCACAGCGGCGGCACGAGATCTGTCGCGCGCTCGACGCGCTCGCCGACTGCTGA
- a CDS encoding ABC transporter ATP-binding protein yields the protein MTPLLELERLSIKLPTPNGPRTVVHEVDLAVEAGQIYGIAGESGSGKTMTMLSLLGLLPRGGSTSGHARFAGADVLDVPAKARRAIRGRELSMVFQDPMTSLHPMLTVGKQLTEHARKHLGISKKEAEARAAAMLEEVRIPDGEAALRAYPHEFSGGMRQRIAIAIALMCEPQVLIADEPTTALDVTVQAGILGLLDRLRRERGMAVVLITHDLGVMSSIAERVSVMYAGRVIESGDARDVLQRPGHPYTRGLLGSLPHPGVGARAELASIPGVPASPIDPPSGCAFHPRCTLAVESCRGAVPALIAAGDHAVACPITTNAQEEAA from the coding sequence ATGACGCCGCTGCTGGAGCTGGAGCGGCTGTCGATCAAGCTGCCGACGCCGAACGGCCCGCGGACGGTCGTGCACGAGGTCGACCTTGCGGTCGAGGCCGGGCAGATCTACGGCATCGCGGGCGAGTCGGGCAGCGGCAAGACGATGACGATGCTGTCGCTGCTGGGCCTGCTGCCGCGCGGCGGCAGCACGAGCGGCCATGCGCGCTTCGCCGGCGCCGACGTGCTCGACGTGCCGGCCAAGGCGCGCCGCGCGATCCGCGGCAGAGAGCTGTCGATGGTCTTCCAGGACCCGATGACGTCGCTGCACCCGATGCTGACCGTCGGCAAGCAGCTGACCGAGCACGCGCGCAAGCACCTCGGGATCTCCAAGAAGGAGGCCGAGGCGCGCGCCGCCGCGATGCTTGAGGAGGTGCGGATCCCCGACGGCGAGGCTGCGCTGCGCGCCTACCCGCACGAGTTCTCCGGCGGCATGCGCCAGCGGATCGCGATCGCGATCGCGCTGATGTGCGAGCCGCAGGTGCTGATCGCCGACGAGCCGACGACCGCGCTCGACGTGACCGTCCAGGCCGGCATCCTGGGACTGCTCGACCGCCTGCGGCGCGAGAGAGGGATGGCCGTCGTGCTGATCACGCACGACCTCGGCGTGATGTCGTCGATCGCCGAGCGCGTCTCGGTGATGTACGCCGGCCGCGTGATCGAGAGCGGCGACGCGCGCGACGTGCTGCAGCGCCCCGGCCACCCGTACACGCGCGGCCTGCTCGGCTCGCTGCCGCACCCCGGTGTCGGCGCGCGCGCCGAGCTGGCGTCGATCCCCGGCGTGCCGGCGAGCCCGATCGACCCGCCGTCCGGCTGCGCCTTCCACCCGCGCTGCACGCTCGCGGTCGAGTCGTGCAGAGGCGCCGTGCCGGCGCTGATCGCAGCCGGCGACCACGCCGTCGCGTGCCCGATCACGACGAACGCGCAGGAGGAAGCGGCATGA
- a CDS encoding NAD(P)/FAD-dependent oxidoreductase: MSSSLNDTTVSTADVAIVGAGITGLSVAWHLVQRGLSVTTFDGRGIGSGATAIQPGGVRQQWGTEVACKMAREAFAFYGQIGERLQPAVDPGMTACGYLFVAQGEAELAAQRERLALQNRLGIPSREVTPAEAGELVEGLDASNIIGGVWCDQDGYFDRPLAVVGAFHEASLREGARFLDKRVERIVRDGEGWRLELRGGLIARAAKVVVAAAWDTPALLSPLGIELPIEREPKYLFYSDPIRERLLEPLVIAPERHFAAKQLADGSVLASDLGAGGAERPDENREIWHSNVRRAITELLPILEYVSFPVLVEGFYDVTPDRQPVLGPLDGQDGLFVAAGLNGRGLMMAPTIGRVIADGVVNGRMEPEMAPLAASRFADGTLTPELQVV; encoded by the coding sequence ATGTCCAGTTCACTGAACGATACGACGGTCTCCACAGCGGATGTCGCGATCGTGGGCGCGGGGATCACCGGCTTGTCGGTGGCTTGGCATCTGGTCCAGCGCGGCCTCTCTGTCACGACCTTCGACGGCCGCGGCATAGGCTCCGGCGCAACGGCGATCCAGCCCGGCGGCGTGCGCCAGCAGTGGGGCACCGAGGTCGCGTGCAAGATGGCGCGCGAGGCGTTCGCCTTCTACGGCCAGATCGGCGAGCGGCTGCAGCCCGCTGTCGACCCCGGCATGACCGCGTGCGGCTATCTCTTCGTCGCGCAGGGCGAGGCCGAGCTGGCCGCCCAGCGCGAGCGGCTCGCGCTCCAGAACCGGCTCGGGATCCCCTCCCGCGAGGTCACCCCCGCCGAAGCCGGCGAGCTGGTCGAGGGACTTGACGCGTCGAACATCATCGGCGGCGTCTGGTGCGACCAGGACGGCTACTTCGACCGTCCGCTCGCTGTCGTCGGCGCCTTCCATGAGGCATCCCTGCGCGAGGGCGCGAGGTTCCTCGACAAGCGCGTCGAGCGGATCGTGCGCGACGGCGAGGGCTGGCGCCTGGAGCTGCGCGGCGGGCTGATCGCGCGCGCCGCCAAGGTCGTCGTCGCGGCCGCGTGGGACACGCCGGCGCTGCTCTCGCCGCTCGGGATAGAGCTGCCGATCGAGCGCGAGCCGAAATACCTCTTCTACAGCGACCCGATCCGCGAGCGCCTGCTGGAGCCGCTCGTGATCGCGCCCGAGCGGCACTTCGCCGCCAAGCAGCTGGCCGACGGCTCGGTGCTCGCGAGCGATCTCGGCGCCGGCGGCGCCGAGCGTCCCGACGAGAACAGAGAGATCTGGCACTCGAACGTCCGCCGCGCGATCACCGAGCTGCTGCCGATCCTCGAGTACGTCTCCTTCCCCGTCCTCGTCGAGGGCTTCTACGACGTCACGCCCGACCGCCAGCCGGTCCTCGGGCCGCTCGACGGGCAGGACGGGCTGTTCGTCGCCGCCGGCCTCAACGGCCGCGGACTGATGATGGCGCCGACGATCGGTCGCGTGATCGCGGACGGTGTCGTCAACGGCAGGATGGAGCCCGAGATGGCCCCGCTGGCGGCCTCCCGCTTCGCCGACGGGACGCTGACCCCCGAGCTGCAGGTCGTCTAG
- a CDS encoding ABC transporter substrate-binding protein codes for MRRFRLGRAVGVAAIAGALAVAGCGGGNGDSGGSGTSAGTSTGGGGGAATGTLVIDNSFVDRGNDPGRQFTPTNNMLVHAMYDTLVRFAPGRTDPEPGIAESWRGTPDAKSYTFTLRDDVTFSDGTPLTSRDVLFSLNRLVNIKGSGAFLLDGTTIRAPDARTVVITSKTPNPALLRILATAPTSILNSRVLQANGGTDAKDADKTDRAEAFLQKTSAGSGPYVLTQGAQNQQYTLEKNPRYWGEFSGFPKVVVRNMAAPTQLLNVQRGANEIALDLSAQQAQTLEANDKLQVRTDASVNVFDVEGNMDESISPTGNADVRRAVRLALDYEGYKRLSGVGAEQAPGVIPSQFLGALTAEDAVRQDVEAARAALEASGIDNPTVELAYPSDATPNGVSFSSVAQKVKSDLEKIGFSVKLRGSPAVTFLEDYAAGRNQMSVSYWGPDYPDPNDYLVYAPGSDGRAANNKYTREMAPEIAALGARAGSTLDDAERGTLFQEFQRRLNEEGPFFPLFQPAQAIVGSSNLTNVMLDPTYTLNIPSVGSN; via the coding sequence ATGCGGAGATTCAGGCTTGGAAGAGCCGTCGGCGTTGCCGCGATCGCGGGTGCGCTCGCCGTTGCCGGCTGCGGCGGCGGCAACGGTGACAGCGGCGGCAGCGGCACGTCCGCGGGCACCTCCACGGGCGGCGGCGGTGGCGCCGCGACCGGCACGCTCGTGATCGACAACTCGTTCGTCGACAGAGGCAACGACCCGGGCCGTCAGTTCACGCCGACGAACAACATGCTCGTCCACGCGATGTACGACACGCTCGTCAGATTCGCGCCCGGCAGAACCGACCCCGAGCCCGGGATAGCGGAGTCGTGGAGAGGCACGCCCGACGCCAAGAGCTACACGTTCACGCTGCGTGACGACGTCACCTTCTCCGACGGCACGCCGCTGACGTCGAGAGACGTCCTCTTCTCGCTCAACCGCCTCGTCAACATCAAGGGCAGCGGCGCGTTCCTGCTCGACGGCACGACGATAAGAGCGCCCGACGCGAGAACCGTCGTGATCACGTCGAAGACGCCCAACCCGGCGCTCCTGCGCATCCTCGCCACCGCGCCGACCTCGATCCTCAACTCGAGAGTCCTGCAGGCCAACGGCGGCACCGACGCCAAGGACGCCGACAAGACCGACAGAGCGGAGGCGTTCCTGCAGAAGACGAGCGCCGGCTCGGGCCCGTACGTCCTCACGCAGGGCGCGCAGAACCAGCAGTACACGCTGGAGAAGAACCCCAGATACTGGGGTGAGTTCAGCGGCTTCCCGAAGGTCGTCGTGCGCAACATGGCCGCGCCGACGCAGCTGCTCAACGTGCAGCGCGGCGCGAACGAGATCGCGCTCGACCTCTCCGCCCAGCAGGCCCAGACGCTCGAGGCGAACGACAAGCTGCAGGTCAGAACCGATGCGTCCGTCAACGTCTTCGACGTCGAGGGCAACATGGACGAGTCGATCTCGCCGACCGGCAACGCCGACGTGCGCAGAGCGGTCCGCCTCGCGCTCGACTACGAGGGCTACAAGAGACTGTCCGGCGTCGGCGCCGAGCAGGCGCCCGGCGTGATCCCGTCGCAGTTCCTCGGCGCGCTGACGGCCGAGGACGCCGTCAGACAGGACGTCGAGGCGGCGAGAGCGGCGCTGGAGGCCTCCGGCATCGACAACCCGACCGTCGAGCTGGCCTACCCGTCCGACGCGACGCCCAACGGCGTCTCCTTCTCGTCGGTCGCGCAGAAGGTCAAGTCCGACCTCGAGAAGATCGGCTTCTCGGTCAAGCTCAGAGGCAGCCCGGCCGTCACGTTCCTCGAGGACTACGCCGCCGGCAGAAACCAGATGAGCGTCTCCTACTGGGGCCCCGACTACCCGGACCCGAACGACTACCTCGTCTACGCGCCCGGCTCCGACGGCCGTGCCGCGAACAACAAGTACACGAGAGAGATGGCGCCCGAGATCGCCGCGCTCGGCGCCAGAGCCGGCTCGACGCTCGACGACGCCGAGCGTGGCACCCTGTTCCAGGAGTTCCAGCGCAGACTGAACGAGGAAGGCCCGTTCTTCCCCCTGTTCCAGCCCGCGCAGGCGATCGTCGGCTCGTCGAACCTGACGAACGTCATGCTCGACCCGACGTACACCCTCAACATCCCGAGCGTTGGCAGCAACTGA
- a CDS encoding ribbon-helix-helix domain-containing protein encodes MAQLVTRSPDGIARAVDDLVEARVFASRSDAVRAGLEAVIERERRAAVGRTIVASYRRVLQDDDDLARSDAATAAMIAEEPW; translated from the coding sequence GTGGCCCAGCTCGTCACGCGCAGTCCGGACGGCATCGCCAGAGCCGTCGACGACCTCGTCGAGGCGAGAGTGTTCGCGTCACGGTCCGACGCTGTGCGAGCCGGCCTCGAAGCGGTGATAGAGCGTGAGCGGCGTGCGGCCGTCGGCCGCACGATCGTCGCGAGCTACAGACGCGTCCTACAGGACGATGACGATCTCGCCCGCTCAGACGCGGCGACCGCCGCGATGATCGCCGAAGAGCCCTGGTGA
- a CDS encoding cysteine desulfurase-like protein: MSAAGAVYDVEAVRARFASLRDAPADAPVFFDTPGGSQVPDDVRTAVEEAMRDAAGNLGGAFATSRRVAAMVEEARDAAARFLGCSADEVVFGQNMTSLNFTLSRALARTLRAGDEIVVTRLDHDASVSPWLELAEDLGIIVRTAGIDEATCTLDLADLAAQIGPRTRVIAFSWAANSVGTVIDAARVCTLAREAGALSWIDATHYAAHHGIDVQAIGADVLICSPYKFCGPHLGLAYGRADVLGRWRPYKVRPAPTEPVGKRFETGTQPYEQLAGFTAAVDYWDDVDATGAGHAYTRALGERFLGGLPDGVRVIGPPTLDGRVPTFLLRFDGRDAAHVSDQLVARGFNVTASEHFYCLGLRDVIGGKAVRVGLFHYNTAAEVDALLAALGELTA, from the coding sequence GTGAGCGCGGCGGGCGCCGTGTACGACGTCGAGGCCGTCCGCGCGCGCTTCGCGTCGCTGCGCGACGCGCCCGCCGACGCGCCGGTCTTCTTCGACACGCCCGGCGGCAGCCAGGTGCCCGACGATGTCCGCACGGCCGTGGAGGAGGCGATGCGCGACGCCGCCGGCAACCTCGGCGGCGCGTTCGCGACGAGCCGCCGCGTCGCAGCGATGGTCGAGGAGGCGCGCGACGCCGCCGCCCGCTTCCTCGGCTGTTCCGCCGATGAGGTCGTCTTCGGCCAGAACATGACGTCGCTCAACTTCACGCTCTCACGCGCGCTCGCGCGAACGCTGAGAGCCGGCGACGAGATCGTCGTGACGCGGCTGGACCACGACGCCAGCGTGTCGCCGTGGCTGGAGCTGGCGGAGGACCTCGGCATCATCGTGCGGACGGCCGGGATCGACGAGGCGACGTGCACGCTCGACCTCGCCGACCTCGCCGCGCAGATCGGCCCGCGCACGCGCGTGATCGCCTTTTCGTGGGCGGCCAACTCGGTCGGCACCGTGATCGACGCCGCGCGCGTCTGCACGCTCGCGCGCGAGGCCGGCGCGCTCTCGTGGATCGACGCGACCCACTACGCCGCGCACCACGGGATCGACGTGCAGGCGATCGGCGCCGACGTCCTGATCTGCTCGCCGTACAAGTTCTGCGGCCCCCACCTCGGGCTCGCCTACGGCCGCGCGGACGTGCTCGGCAGATGGCGCCCGTACAAGGTCCGCCCCGCGCCGACCGAGCCGGTCGGCAAGCGCTTCGAGACCGGCACGCAGCCGTACGAGCAGCTCGCCGGCTTCACCGCGGCGGTCGACTACTGGGACGACGTCGACGCGACCGGCGCCGGCCACGCCTACACGCGCGCGCTCGGCGAGCGCTTCCTCGGCGGCCTGCCGGACGGCGTCCGCGTGATCGGCCCGCCGACGCTCGACGGCCGCGTCCCGACGTTCCTGCTGCGCTTCGACGGCCGCGACGCCGCCCACGTCTCCGACCAGCTCGTCGCGCGCGGCTTCAACGTCACCGCCAGCGAGCACTTCTACTGCCTCGGCCTGCGCGACGTGATCGGCGGCAAGGCCGTCCGCGTCGGTCTCTTCCACTACAACACCGCAGCCGAGGTCGACGCGCTGCTGGCAGCGCTGGGCGAGCTGACGGCCTGA
- a CDS encoding ABC transporter permease — MAATDTAVPGPVRARRRSRSHKPLLRFLARRFGALVLLLIGITLISFLLTQAVPGNPARANLGQNPTPEAIEAFNEKYGLNDPLPQQYVTYIGNLLQGDLGTSQQTHQPVVDDLSVAIPATAELALFAILFSTIFGVGFGVIAALRRDRAVDHGLRVVTLMGISVPMFWLGLLGLYLFFFKWGWLPGGGRLDPTTVPPTDVTGFNTIDALLDGNLTTFWDAVTHMILPGMVLTIYGVSLISRYTRSAVLEVLHADYVRAARAKGLSEYTVVTRYILRAALPSIVTVMGLVFANVLAGAVLVENIFNWPGIGQYAYKSAVSLDLPAIMGVSIFIALVYVIVNLIVDLLYAVIDPRVRLS, encoded by the coding sequence TTGGCAGCAACTGACACAGCCGTCCCGGGGCCCGTGCGAGCGCGACGCAGGTCGCGCTCGCACAAGCCCCTCCTGCGCTTCCTGGCGCGCCGCTTCGGCGCGCTGGTGCTGCTGCTGATCGGGATCACGCTGATCTCGTTCCTGCTGACGCAGGCGGTGCCGGGCAACCCGGCGCGCGCCAACCTCGGCCAGAACCCGACGCCTGAGGCGATCGAGGCGTTCAACGAGAAGTACGGCCTCAACGATCCGCTCCCGCAGCAGTACGTGACGTACATCGGCAACCTGCTGCAGGGCGACCTCGGCACCTCGCAGCAGACGCACCAGCCGGTCGTCGACGACCTCTCGGTCGCGATCCCCGCGACCGCCGAGCTGGCGCTGTTCGCGATCCTCTTCTCGACGATCTTCGGCGTCGGCTTCGGCGTGATCGCCGCGCTGCGCCGCGACAGAGCCGTCGACCACGGCCTCCGCGTCGTGACGCTGATGGGCATCTCGGTGCCGATGTTCTGGCTCGGCCTGCTCGGCCTCTACCTCTTCTTCTTCAAGTGGGGCTGGCTGCCCGGCGGCGGCCGCCTCGACCCGACGACGGTCCCGCCGACCGACGTCACCGGCTTCAACACGATCGACGCGCTGCTCGACGGCAATCTCACGACGTTCTGGGACGCCGTCACGCACATGATCCTGCCCGGCATGGTGCTGACGATCTACGGCGTCAGCCTGATCTCGCGCTACACCCGCTCGGCCGTGCTGGAGGTGCTGCACGCCGACTACGTGCGCGCCGCGCGCGCCAAGGGGCTGTCGGAGTACACGGTCGTGACGCGCTACATCCTGCGCGCCGCGCTGCCGTCGATCGTCACCGTGATGGGCCTCGTCTTCGCGAACGTGCTCGCGGGAGCGGTGCTCGTCGAGAACATCTTCAACTGGCCCGGCATCGGCCAGTACGCCTACAAGAGCGCCGTCAGCCTCGACCTGCCCGCGATCATGGGCGTATCGATCTTCATCGCGCTCGTCTACGTGATCGTGAACCTGATCGTCGACCTTCTCTACGCCGTCATCGACCCGCGGGTCCGTCTCTCATGA
- a CDS encoding Rid family hydrolase, with protein sequence MHTVRSGSPFEQLASYSRAARIGDIVAVSGTAALDETGVSLFPGDPAAQTREALMRALEAAAALGARREDVVRTRIYLLAGTEWRGAVEAHGAIFRGVDPANTTLHVAELIPQDCLVEVELDAVASGPVSERASS encoded by the coding sequence ATGCACACGGTCAGAAGCGGCAGCCCTTTCGAGCAGTTGGCGTCCTACTCGCGCGCCGCGCGGATCGGCGACATCGTCGCCGTCAGCGGCACGGCCGCGCTCGACGAGACCGGCGTCTCGCTGTTCCCCGGCGACCCTGCCGCCCAGACCCGCGAGGCGCTGATGCGCGCGCTGGAGGCCGCCGCCGCGCTCGGCGCCCGGCGCGAGGACGTCGTCCGCACGCGCATCTACCTGCTCGCCGGGACCGAGTGGCGCGGCGCCGTCGAGGCGCACGGCGCGATCTTCAGAGGCGTCGACCCGGCCAACACGACGCTGCACGTCGCCGAGCTGATCCCGCAGGACTGCCTCGTCGAGGTGGAGCTGGACGCCGTCGCCTCCGGACCGGTCAGCGAGCGGGCGTCCTCGTGA
- a CDS encoding ABC transporter permease, with protein MSATDAVLPPSRMRRFKRGGSAGAAARRASRAWWRQPTMLIGLTIAGIWIFVAIFAPLLAPHDPLAQDFAITQAPSGAHPFGTDELGRDVLSRVLEAARNSLPLAVLLVICAGTLGTTLGLIAGYVGGWVDGLIMRLADLFSAFPAIVLAMVVTASLGPSTRNAVLALVTVTWPIYARVVRSLVMSIGQSEYVQAFRLHGASARRAMWKEILPNIVGPITVLATIYLADALLLLAGLSFLGLGTQPPAPEWGSMISVGTQYFQNWWMATFPGLAIFSAALAFNFIGDGLRDVFDPQSQAGSGARGGSEEGDG; from the coding sequence ATGAGCGCTACTGACGCCGTCCTCCCGCCCTCCCGCATGCGCCGCTTCAAGCGCGGCGGCTCGGCCGGTGCAGCCGCGCGCCGCGCCAGCCGCGCGTGGTGGCGCCAGCCGACGATGCTGATCGGCCTGACGATCGCGGGCATCTGGATCTTCGTCGCGATCTTCGCGCCGCTGCTGGCGCCGCACGACCCGCTCGCGCAGGACTTCGCGATCACCCAGGCGCCGTCCGGCGCGCACCCGTTCGGCACCGACGAGCTGGGCCGTGACGTGCTCTCGCGCGTGCTGGAGGCGGCGCGCAACTCGCTGCCGCTCGCCGTCCTGCTGGTGATCTGCGCCGGCACGCTCGGGACGACGCTGGGGCTGATCGCCGGCTACGTCGGCGGCTGGGTCGACGGCCTGATCATGCGCCTCGCTGATCTCTTCTCCGCCTTCCCCGCGATCGTGCTGGCGATGGTCGTGACCGCGTCGCTGGGGCCCAGCACGCGCAACGCCGTGCTCGCGCTCGTGACCGTCACGTGGCCGATCTACGCGCGCGTCGTGCGCTCGCTCGTGATGTCGATCGGGCAGTCGGAGTACGTGCAGGCGTTCCGCCTGCACGGCGCCTCCGCGCGCCGTGCGATGTGGAAGGAGATCCTCCCGAACATCGTCGGGCCGATCACCGTGCTGGCGACGATCTACCTCGCCGACGCGCTGCTGCTGCTCGCCGGCCTCTCGTTCCTCGGGCTCGGCACGCAGCCGCCGGCGCCGGAGTGGGGCTCGATGATCTCGGTCGGCACGCAGTACTTCCAGAACTGGTGGATGGCGACCTTCCCGGGCCTGGCGATCTTCAGCGCCGCGCTCGCGTTCAACTTCATCGGCGACGGGCTGCGCGACGTCTTCGACCCGCAGTCGCAGGCGGGCTCCGGCGCGCGCGGCGGCTCCGAGGAGGGCGACGGATGA
- a CDS encoding oligopeptide/dipeptide ABC transporter ATP-binding protein, translating to MSAVATAPALEIVDLEVVYERRDRDPVRAVAGVSLTVQRGQILGLVGESGCGKSTLAKAAVGLEKPRAGRIVFDGRELSPLTRRARPLEDTRLQMVFQNPFSSLNPRRKIGAQLQEALSMAWKGSRAGGEGSLRDRATALLEQVGLPASAAERYAHQFSGGQRQRIAIARALAADPTVIVLDEPLSSLDASAQAQIANLLVRLSRELDLALVLISHDLAIVQHIADEVAVMYLGKLVETVGSGELWELPAHPYTEALIGAIPKPDGERNLPVALAGEVPDPSAPPSGCRFHPRCPYAMDRCRTEEPPALAIGSGRTVSCWLHDGAAEPRRPAELAAAGRGAAGA from the coding sequence ATGAGCGCCGTCGCCACCGCCCCGGCATTGGAGATCGTCGACCTCGAGGTCGTCTACGAGCGCCGCGACCGCGATCCGGTCCGCGCCGTCGCGGGCGTCTCGCTGACCGTCCAGCGCGGGCAGATCCTCGGCCTCGTCGGTGAGTCCGGCTGCGGCAAGTCGACGCTCGCGAAGGCGGCGGTCGGGCTGGAGAAGCCGCGCGCCGGGCGGATCGTCTTCGACGGACGCGAGCTGTCGCCGCTGACGCGGCGCGCGCGCCCGCTGGAGGACACGCGCCTGCAGATGGTCTTCCAGAACCCCTTCTCGTCGCTGAACCCGCGACGCAAGATCGGCGCGCAGCTGCAAGAGGCGCTGTCGATGGCGTGGAAGGGGTCCAGAGCCGGCGGCGAGGGGTCGTTGCGCGACCGCGCGACCGCGCTGCTGGAGCAGGTCGGCCTGCCGGCCTCGGCGGCGGAGCGCTACGCGCACCAGTTCAGCGGCGGCCAGCGCCAGCGGATCGCGATCGCCCGCGCGCTCGCGGCCGACCCGACCGTGATCGTGCTCGACGAGCCGCTCTCCTCGCTCGACGCCTCCGCGCAGGCGCAGATCGCCAACCTGCTCGTGCGGCTGAGCCGCGAGCTGGACCTCGCGCTCGTGCTGATCTCGCACGACCTCGCGATCGTCCAGCACATCGCCGACGAGGTCGCCGTGATGTACCTCGGCAAGCTCGTCGAGACGGTCGGCAGCGGCGAGCTGTGGGAGCTGCCCGCGCACCCCTACACCGAGGCGCTGATCGGCGCGATCCCGAAGCCCGACGGCGAGCGCAACCTGCCCGTCGCGCTCGCCGGCGAGGTGCCCGACCCGAGCGCCCCGCCGTCCGGCTGCCGCTTCCACCCGCGCTGCCCCTACGCGATGGACCGCTGCCGCACCGAGGAGCCGCCCGCGCTCGCGATCGGCAGCGGCCGCACGGTCTCCTGCTGGCTCCACGACGGCGCCGCCGAGCCGCGCCGCCCGGCGGAGCTGGCGGCGGCCGGGAGAGGCGCGGCGGGGGCGTAG